CCTTAGGCTCTCATCTTGCGCCACTCGCCTTGTCGGGCATGGCGCAAGGGTGAGAAAGAAGTCGGCGCATGGCGCCTCGCCGCTGCTCCTGCCCTGTCAGCTGGAAGCCCAGACGTCCTGCAGATAGCGATGCGACGCCTCCATCTCGGCCAGCGCCTCGGCGCCGAGAATAGCGGTGAAGGCGGCGCGGACATCGGGGGCCATGGTGCGGGCATTGCCGCAGATCAGGACAGAAGCCCCGCGCCCCACCAGCTCCTTGACCCTGACGGCATCGGCCCGCAGCAGATCCTGAACATAGGTCTTGGGCGTACCGGCCCGGCGTGAGTAGGCGACCGCGAGCAGGCCCAGCGTGCCTTCGTCGCGATAGGCTTCCAGTTCCTCGCGATAAAGATAATCGCCCTCATCCCGGCAGCCGAAGAACAGCAGCACCGGCCCCACTGCGATGCCCTTCGCCCGCAAGGCATGCCGCTCCTGGATGAAGCCGCGCAGGGGCGCGATGCCGGTGCCCGGTCCGATGAGGATGAGCGGCACGGAGGGATCGTCCGGCAAATGAAAGGTGCTGCCCGTGTCCTTCACCACCACGCGTAGCGTCGTTCCCTCGGCGCGGCCCGCGAGAAAGGTGCTGCACAGGCCGTCATGCTCGGTGCCATCGCCGCAGCGGAAACGGTGCGCGCCCACGGTGAGCGAGCAGCTATCCGGCGCCAGCAAGGGCGAGGACGAGATGGAATAGTAGCGTGGCTTCAGCGCCGGCCGCAGGCTGAGCAGGGTGGCCAGATCGAGCTGCACCGACGGCACCTGCGCGAGCAGATCCATCATGCGCGGCTTGCCGGCAGCAAGGGTCGGGAAATCGGCGAGCCATTGAGCGATCCGCGCCTGATCGGGCGGGCAGCGGGCCGCCTTCGCCCAGGCCCGCAATTCACGCCGCGTCACCGGGCCGGCGAGATCCACATGCTCGGCGAGAAGCTCGCCGACGCGGACCGGCATGCCGAAGGGCAGCGCGCCCTCCCCCTCCGCTTCCGGCTTCAGGGCGGTCAGCAGCACCGTGGCATCAGCGGCGAGGCCGCAATGCGTCACCGCGGCAGCCACCAGTGCCGGCGGATTGCTGGGGAAGACGCCCAGATGATCACCCGCGGCATACGGGACGCCGGCCGGCAGGGACAGCTCGATATGGCGGGTGGAGCCGCGCGCGTCCGGCGCATGCAGTTCGCGATTGACCCGCACCTCGATCCGCACGGCGTCCTGATCGAGCGCCGTGCCACGGCGCGGTGCCGTCTCCGCTGCCGCGCCGGCGAAATTCACCACCTCGACCTTGAGGACCGGCGTCTCAGCCGCGTCGACGTCCTGGGAACGCCCGGTATCGGCGCTGTCGAGCACCTGCCACAGGCCCGCGCTCCAGATCTCAACCGCCGATTCGAAATCACCGTCCGCATCGGCCGCGCCTGGCTCCAGAAGCGGCGTGCCACCGCGCGCCGCGAGCCCCTCGGCGATGGTCCGGGGGAATTTCTGGAAGGTCTGGCGCCACTGCGCATTGCCGCAGCCCAGCACAGCAAAACGCACCCCGGCGCAGGCGTCCGTCGGGGCAGTGTCCAGCCAGCGGGCGAAGCGGGCGGCGTTGTCCGGCGGGGCGCCATTATAGGTGGAGGTGACGATGACCACCGGCCCTTCGGTCAGCCAGGGCTGGCCCACCTGCTCGTCGAGTTCCGCCACGTGCGCGGCGAAGCCCCGGCTGCCGGCATCGCGCGCCAGGGCGAGGGCGATGTCGCGGCAGCCCCCCATATTGGAGCCATAGAGCACGCTCATCGGCCGGCCGCTCCCCGAGCCGGGCGCGGCAACGGGCGCGCCCTTGGGAGCTTCAGTCCGCACAGGGAACCGGCCCTTCACCTCCGGCCGCCGCTCCAGCAGCATCTCCAGATGATCGGGCTTCACGGTGAGCGCCTGCTTGTGGCGCAGCACGTAATGCGGGTCGCGCGGCCGTGCCGTGTAGCGCTGGATAAAGCGGGCCAGCACCATGCGCGCTTCCAGCAAGGCGAACTGGAAGCCGATGCAGGAGCGCACGCCCATGCCGAAGGGGTGGTAGGCATCGCGGTGGTGCTGGCCCTCCTCCCCCGGCAGGAAGCGGTCGGGGCGGAAGCTGTGCGCGTCGGGGCCCCAGAAGCGTGGATTGGTGTGCATGGTGGTCAGCGACACGAAGATGCGCTCGCCGGCCTTCACCGCGTAGCGGCCATGGCCCACGGTCGTGTCGCGGGTGACATAACGGGGGAACATGGGCACGGGCGGGCACAGCCGCAGCGCCTCCTTCAGGACGCGCTGGGTGTAGTCCAGCCGGCCGCAATCCTCATAGGTCGGAACATAGGAGAAGTCCCGGCCGAGCACCTGATCCACCTCGGCGATCAGCTTCTCCAGCGCCTCAGGATGCTTCCAGAGATAATACAGCGCATAGGAGAGCATGCCGCTGGTGGTCTCATGGCCGGCGATCAGCAGGACGATGAGCTGGCCGCGAATATTGTCGTCCGGCAGCTTCAGCCCGGTCACCCGGTCCGGCGTGGTGAGCATCACCTGCAGCAGGTCCGTGGGCACGGGCGCGCCACTGTCCATGAGCGCGCGCCGATCGCGGATGATGGCGTTCACATCGTCCAGCATGATTTTGTCGGCGGCGGCGCGGTGGCGGCGGGCCTCGTGGTAGAAGATTTCCGGCAGGAGGCGCTTCGGCTCCTGCATGGCATCCACCAGGACCAGATTCATCGCCTCCACGAACGGCGGCAGTTCGGGAGAGTCGATCGCATCGTACCGCTTGTTGAAGGCGGCGTAGGAGATGGCCTCGAAGGTCATCCGGGTCATCAGGTCGGTGGCGAGGAAGCTCTCGTCGGGCCCCAGGCGGTCGAGATGAGCGAAGAGGTCGTCGGCCACCTCGACGATGCGGCCATAGTAGTTCTTCAGCGCGGTCGAGCCGAAGGCGGGGGCGAGGATGCGGTGGGCGCGGTGCCACAGCGGGTCATCGTCACTGGCGGTGAACAGCGCGCTGCCGACACTCTTTTCCGCGAGGTTGCCAAGGCCGCCACGGCCCTCCACCACCTTGGCGAACACATCAGGGGCAGCCGTCATCTCCGAGACGATATCGGCATCGGCGCAGAAATAGGCCTTTCCGCCCGGCGCCGTGAAGGCGAAGAAGTCGCCATAGCGGGCGTGAAGATCGGCCATCGCGCCCACAAGGCCATCCGCGTGGTGGAGCTCCGGCAGATTTCCGACGATGGGGTAAGGCTTGGGACCGGGAACGGCCTCCTGCGCCCCGCTGGCATCGTGGCCGGCGGTCACCAGCGTCAGCTGCGTCCCGTCGGGAACGCTGTCATCCAGCGCGACCACCCTCCCATCCGGCGTTTCCACATGGAAAGTCGCGCCCGGCTCGAGATGGGCGGCAGCACGGACCGCCTCCAGCACCGCCTCGCGGCTCGCACCGGGAAACCAGCCGACGCGGATGTTTCCGGCCGGGAGACGGAGTTCAAGGGTCTTCAGGGCCGGAATGGCCTCACCGGCTGCGGTTTCATCGGGGGGCGTGCGTGCGGACATGGGGCCTCCTGGCGCCCGGAGGTGATCAGCGTTCGGCGTGCGGCAACGTGGCGGAGCTGCCCTGCGCCGGGCTGACCTGAAGCGCCTCGATGGCGGCGACCGTCGCCGCCATGTCGCGCTCGGGGTCGATCTCCCGCGCCACGGCCTTCGCACGGGCGGCGAATGCGGGATTGTCCAGCACGGCGCGCAGGCTCTGTTCGAGGGTGGCCCAGTTGACCTTCTTGAGCGGCAGCTCGGCCCCGACGCCGATGCGGCGCATCCGCATCGCATTGTCCGGCTGGTCGAAGGCGAAGGGGATGGTGAGCACCGGGACGCCCGCCCGCAAGGCTTCGGCGCAACCGCCCACGCCACCATGCTGCACGATGGCGGCGGCATGGGGAAACAGCAGGGAGTGCGGGGCATAATCGAGCGCCAGCACCTGATCGGCCGGCGCATCGGGCGGTGGGTTCTTGCCCATGAGCAGGATGGCGCGGCGCCCGAGCGCGCCCGCCGTCTCCGCCGCGATCTGGTAGAAATCATGGGCGAGATGTACCGCCGTGGTCCCCAGGGTGAAGACTACCGGCGGGGTGCCCGCCGCGAGGAAGGCGTCGATCCGGGCGGCGGTCTCCGGGCTCGCTTCCTGCGCGAAGAAGGGAAAGCCGGTCTGGACGGCAGCCGCCGGCCAGTCCCGCTGGGGCGCACCGAAAGCGCGGGGGAATAGCGCCAGCACGAGATCCGGCGAGAACTTGTCGGCGAAGATGATGTCGCCGGTGCCCACTCCCATCTCGCGCTGAAGCGCCAGGAGCGGCCCGGCCCACCGCGTCGTCTGGCGGCGCATGAGGCGGAACATCAGCTTCTGCGGCCAGGTTCCGAGATGGCGCAGGTGAAAGCCCGCCGGAAACCAGCTGTAGATGCTGGGATCGAGCGCCGACATCATGGTGGCGGGCGCCAGCATGGCATTGGCCCAGGGGATACCCCGCCGCGCCGCAACCAGGCGTGCCACATGGACGAGTTCGCCCACCACCAGCGCGTCCGCGCCTTCGGTGGCATTCAGCAGATCCTCGTAGGTTTCCCGCACATGGGGAAAGACGAGGTCGAGAAGCAGGCGGCGCCCGCCATGTACCGGGTCGCCGAAGATCTCCATCAGCACGTCGGGCGGAAAGTCCGGCCGCAGGGGATGGAAGGCCAGGCCGAGCGCCGCCACGCGCGGGGCATAGACCGGCGGGGCGGCGATGATCGGCTCATGGCCGCGCGCGCGCAGCGCCTGCCCGATCGCGAGCATGGGATAGAGATCACCGAACGATCCGAGCGTGGCCAGAACAACGCGCATCAGGGCACCATCTTGGCGTTTTGTGGGAGCGCAGCCGGTTTACGACGCATCAGCACCCAAGCGGCCAGCAGGCCGAGCGCCACCATGCCGGAACCGACGTAATAGCCGTCACCAATGCTCTGGGCGGCGCTGAGGCGCAGGGCGGAGGCGACCGCCGGCCACTGCTCGAGCAGCGCCCGCACCGCCTCGTCCTTGCCATAGATGGCCTGCTCCATCAGGCTCTCTAGATGCGCGCGGGCCTCCCCCTCGGGCACCGCCTTCGCCGCGATATCGAGCACGCGGGCCCGCTCCATGCCGGCGACCACCGTCCCGATGGCCGCCATGCCGATGGCGCCGCCGAGCTGGCGCACCGTGTCGAGGGCACCGAAGGCACTGCCGCGCCGGTCCTCTGCCACGCGCGCGGTGCCGTCCGTATAGGCCTGCGACAGGAAGAGGCCCATCCCCGCGCCGGTGACGATGAGGGCGGGGAACATCAGCAGGAAATCGGCACGCGGCAGCACCTGCGTCTGCCAGAACAGGCCGAGGGTCGCCAGCGTCAATCCCGTGACCACCGGCAGCTTCGCGCCATAGCGGTCATAGAGCCGGCCCGCCAGCGGCGCACAGAGCATCAGCGGCAGCAGAAACAGCAGCATGGCGAGGCCCGACTGAAGCGGGGTGAAGTGCAGGATGCGCTGGAGATAGATGGCGCCGAAGGCCGATTGGCCGACCAGCGCGCACTGCGCGCAGAACAGCACGATGCCGTCCGCGGCGAACTGCCGGTCGGCGAACAGGCGCATATCCACCAGTGGCTCGAGCGCACGCCGCTGCCCGATGATGAACAGCGCCAGCAGAACCGCGCCTGCCGCGATCAGGGTGAGCGTAAGGGCCGCGTTCCAACCCCAGACATGGCTCTGCTGTAGACCCAGCACCAGAGGCCCCAGCGCCACCGCCAGAAGCAGGCTGTGCATCGGCCGGAAGATGCCGCCTCGCGGGCTGGCGGTCGCCGGCCCGGCCGCACGCAGCATCAGCAGGGTGGCCGCGGCTAGCGGGAGGTTCACGAAGAAGGCCCAGCGCCAGCCGCCGAGCTGCACCAGCGCGCCGCAGATGATGGGACCGAACACCAGCGCCAACCCGCCCAGGGCGCTGTAAATGCCCATCGCCCGGCCGCGCTGGGTGGGCCCGAACGCCTCGGTGGCCAGCAGCGCCGCCGCCGGCCCCATCAGGATATTGCCCAGCCCCTCCAGCACCCGGCCGCACAGCAGCATGGGCAGGTCAACCGACACGCCGCAGAGGAGCGAGCCGAGGGCGAACAGCACGACCCCGGCAATGAAGCTGCGTTTGCGGCCAAAGACATCCGCCAGCCGCCCCCCGGTCGCGATGGTGGCCGCGACGGTCAGTGCGTAGAGGGTGATGATCCATTGCTGGGCGCCGTGGCTCAGCATCAGGTCGCGCTGGATGGAGGGGAGCGCCACCGCTGTGCCGGTGACGTCGATCATGATCATGCCCAGCGCGCCGCTGCCGGCGAACACGGCGTACCATTGCTGCTGGCTGGTCGCGGCAGTCATGCTGGCTCCCGACATCCGGCAATCGCGGTTCCCGCGAGCGGAGTGAGACGCCGCGAAAGCCCGGGCACAAGTTTCCGCATACCGCATGAACTTGTCCATCGTTGCCGGCGATGCGACCCAAAATAGCCAGATCAACGCGATGGCCGCGATCACGCGCGGCGTCACCTGTCTCCCGCCGTCGCGCCATAGCCACTGACGCGCCCGCCTGCTATTGCGCGGACATCAGCAGAAGGGGCGTCCGTAACGCTCCAGAAGGATCGGCGGCAGCACCCATGACTCCCGAGGACTTCCGCGACGCGCTCGAGCGGCTCGGGCAGACGCCCGCCAGCCTTGCCAAACTCATCGGCGTGGACGTGCGCACGGCGCGCCGCTGGAGCACGGGGCAGAAGGCCATCCCGGACAGTGTCGCGGCCCAGATCGGCGCACTTGTCGAAGCCGGTGGCGTGACGCCGGAGCTGGTCGCGGAAATCGAGGCCACCCGGAACGACACCAGCGCGGAGCCGCAGATCGCGCGCTTCGTCTGGGTCCAGCGCAAGGACGAGGATC
Above is a window of Ancylobacter sp. WKF20 DNA encoding:
- a CDS encoding cytochrome P450, whose product is MSARTPPDETAAGEAIPALKTLELRLPAGNIRVGWFPGASREAVLEAVRAAAHLEPGATFHVETPDGRVVALDDSVPDGTQLTLVTAGHDASGAQEAVPGPKPYPIVGNLPELHHADGLVGAMADLHARYGDFFAFTAPGGKAYFCADADIVSEMTAAPDVFAKVVEGRGGLGNLAEKSVGSALFTASDDDPLWHRAHRILAPAFGSTALKNYYGRIVEVADDLFAHLDRLGPDESFLATDLMTRMTFEAISYAAFNKRYDAIDSPELPPFVEAMNLVLVDAMQEPKRLLPEIFYHEARRHRAAADKIMLDDVNAIIRDRRALMDSGAPVPTDLLQVMLTTPDRVTGLKLPDDNIRGQLIVLLIAGHETTSGMLSYALYYLWKHPEALEKLIAEVDQVLGRDFSYVPTYEDCGRLDYTQRVLKEALRLCPPVPMFPRYVTRDTTVGHGRYAVKAGERIFVSLTTMHTNPRFWGPDAHSFRPDRFLPGEEGQHHRDAYHPFGMGVRSCIGFQFALLEARMVLARFIQRYTARPRDPHYVLRHKQALTVKPDHLEMLLERRPEVKGRFPVRTEAPKGAPVAAPGSGSGRPMSVLYGSNMGGCRDIALALARDAGSRGFAAHVAELDEQVGQPWLTEGPVVIVTSTYNGAPPDNAARFARWLDTAPTDACAGVRFAVLGCGNAQWRQTFQKFPRTIAEGLAARGGTPLLEPGAADADGDFESAVEIWSAGLWQVLDSADTGRSQDVDAAETPVLKVEVVNFAGAAAETAPRRGTALDQDAVRIEVRVNRELHAPDARGSTRHIELSLPAGVPYAAGDHLGVFPSNPPALVAAAVTHCGLAADATVLLTALKPEAEGEGALPFGMPVRVGELLAEHVDLAGPVTRRELRAWAKAARCPPDQARIAQWLADFPTLAAGKPRMMDLLAQVPSVQLDLATLLSLRPALKPRYYSISSSPLLAPDSCSLTVGAHRFRCGDGTEHDGLCSTFLAGRAEGTTLRVVVKDTGSTFHLPDDPSVPLILIGPGTGIAPLRGFIQERHALRAKGIAVGPVLLFFGCRDEGDYLYREELEAYRDEGTLGLLAVAYSRRAGTPKTYVQDLLRADAVRVKELVGRGASVLICGNARTMAPDVRAAFTAILGAEALAEMEASHRYLQDVWASS
- a CDS encoding nucleotide disphospho-sugar-binding domain-containing protein translates to MRVVLATLGSFGDLYPMLAIGQALRARGHEPIIAAPPVYAPRVAALGLAFHPLRPDFPPDVLMEIFGDPVHGGRRLLLDLVFPHVRETYEDLLNATEGADALVVGELVHVARLVAARRGIPWANAMLAPATMMSALDPSIYSWFPAGFHLRHLGTWPQKLMFRLMRRQTTRWAGPLLALQREMGVGTGDIIFADKFSPDLVLALFPRAFGAPQRDWPAAAVQTGFPFFAQEASPETAARIDAFLAAGTPPVVFTLGTTAVHLAHDFYQIAAETAGALGRRAILLMGKNPPPDAPADQVLALDYAPHSLLFPHAAAIVQHGGVGGCAEALRAGVPVLTIPFAFDQPDNAMRMRRIGVGAELPLKKVNWATLEQSLRAVLDNPAFAARAKAVAREIDPERDMAATVAAIEALQVSPAQGSSATLPHAER
- a CDS encoding MFS transporter, encoding MTAATSQQQWYAVFAGSGALGMIMIDVTGTAVALPSIQRDLMLSHGAQQWIITLYALTVAATIATGGRLADVFGRKRSFIAGVVLFALGSLLCGVSVDLPMLLCGRVLEGLGNILMGPAAALLATEAFGPTQRGRAMGIYSALGGLALVFGPIICGALVQLGGWRWAFFVNLPLAAATLLMLRAAGPATASPRGGIFRPMHSLLLAVALGPLVLGLQQSHVWGWNAALTLTLIAAGAVLLALFIIGQRRALEPLVDMRLFADRQFAADGIVLFCAQCALVGQSAFGAIYLQRILHFTPLQSGLAMLLFLLPLMLCAPLAGRLYDRYGAKLPVVTGLTLATLGLFWQTQVLPRADFLLMFPALIVTGAGMGLFLSQAYTDGTARVAEDRRGSAFGALDTVRQLGGAIGMAAIGTVVAGMERARVLDIAAKAVPEGEARAHLESLMEQAIYGKDEAVRALLEQWPAVASALRLSAAQSIGDGYYVGSGMVALGLLAAWVLMRRKPAALPQNAKMVP